The following is a genomic window from Bacteroidota bacterium.
GCCGTATAAACAAGAAAACAGAAGAATATAAGCGATGGGGTCATAGATGCTCTCTTTCTGTAAGTTCAGCAGCAAATTCAGAAAGGGATTTAAAAATGAAATCGATCTTATCGTGGATCGGATTTTTTAAGCGTTTTGTATGGATAAAGACGGTAACCATATCAAGGGTTTTGCCGAATTCCATGTCTGTGAGGGAGTCACCCACCATAATCGATTTTGTGAATTCCACTTCCTGAAAATCTTCACGCGCCTTTAGTGCCATTCCCGGCCTGGGTTTGCGAAAAATATGGTTCTCTTTTTCGAGGTAAGGACTGTGATAAACACGGGTGATACGGCCGCCTGCCTCATGTATTCCTTTAAGCATAGTTTCATGCACTTCAGCCAGATTTTCTTCGGTCATTAAGCCTTTGCCTATACCTTGCTGATTGGTCACTACGAAAATATGTCCAAATACTCCGGAAAGATCGGCAATGGCTTGAGGCACTCCGGGCAAAAAACGAAACTGCTTTCCTGTGCGCACATAATCCATAAACCGGCGGCGGTTGATCACACCGTCACGATCGAGAAACAGACTCCAGCTTTTATCAATGTAATAATCCTTCAAAGTCATCCTGTGCCCTCTCATAATCTTCAGGTATACCTATGTCGAGAAAGTAAGCAGTACAACGCATACCATAAAATTCATCGTTTTTGTATCTTTTTTCCAGAAAATCCTTTTCAAATGAAAATCTGACCGGGAACTCCATTTCTGCTAAATAGCTTTGGTTGATAAGGTAAACTCCTCCATTGACATATCCTGCCCCTGAGTCTTCCCCTTTCTCAAAGAAGCCGGTAATCCTATGTTCGGCATCTTTTACCACCTTTCCATATCGTGAGACGTCATCGGTTTGATGCAGGGCAATGGTAATTTTGGCTGTCCGTGAAAGATGAAAGTTATACATGCGATTAAGGTGCACATCAAAATAGGTATCCCCGTTGGCAACGAGCACCTGTCCCGAATCAGCCAATTGCATAGCCTTCATGATAGCACCGCCGGTCCCGAGCGGATCATCTTCAATGGAATACACAATTTCAACATTTTTAAACCGATCTCCGAAATAATCCCGGATCATTTCGTGTTTATGACCAACCGCAAGAATAAACTTCTTTATGCCCCATTCTTCAAGGTATTGCATTTGATATTCCAGGAAAGGGTGTCCCCCGACCGGAGCCATGGATTTAGGCAGGTCAGGGACTGACTTTTGAAGCCGTGTTCCGAGTCCGCCGGCAAGAATAATTACTTCCCTGATCATTTTGGAAACAGTTCTTTTTCTATAATCTCACATATCAGGTGACCAATAAAAATGTGGTTTTCCTGTATTCTGGCAGTATCTTCCGATGGCACCCGAATGAGAATGTCGCAGGAAGTCCTCATTTTACCACCATCCGCACCGGTAAAACCTATTGTTGACATTTTTTTTAATGCAGCCGTTTCAAGAGCTTTTAACACATTGGGAGAGTTACCTGATGTGGAAAAAGCTATCAGGACATCTCCGGCTTTTCCTCGTCCTTGTATAATCCTGGAAAAAATATCAGCATAACTGTAGTCATTTGCAACGGCGGTAAGATAGGATGTATTGACATGAAGGGCTTCAGCATCCAGTGGCGGTCTGTCGTAGTAAAACCTTCCGGAAAGCTCGGCAGCAATATGCTGGGCATCGGCAGCACTGCCTCCGTTGCCGCATAGCAATATTTTACCCTCTTTACGGAAAGCTCCAATGCAGATTTGGGCCGCTTTCATGATCCATTCCTGCAAATCATTATCCTGCAGTATGCTTTCTTTTATTTTTATAGCTTCCCTGATTCTGTTAGTGATCATTAGAGTTAATATTTTTCCATGTGAATGATTTCCGAAAGAGACTTACGCTCTTTAGCGTGCCTGTCGGGTTCTTTATGGTCAGCAGGATACCCTAGTGGTAAAATTACCACCGGCTCAATATGCTCCGGCAAGCCAAGTATTTCTGAGCAACGCTTTTTATCAAAGTTACAAACCCAGCAAGTGGCAAGTCCCAAATCTGCGGCCTCAAGGGTCATATGGTCTGTTGCGATCGCTACATCGATATCCATATGATCTTTTTCATCACCCCTCCTCCAGGAATGAAGGTGGTCACCGCATATTACAATGACGACGGGGGCTGTCTTAAACCATTCTCTTTTATATACTTCATACAGGATGCTTCTTTGCTTCCTAAGTATAATGAATTCCCAGGGCTGGTAGTTGGCAGCAGATGGCGCTATTCGTCCTGCTTCCAGTATGCGGTGCAGCTTATCCTCTTCTACCGGTTTGTCTAAATACTTCCTGGATGCAAAACGCCTTCTGGCAATTTCAAGAAAACCCATATTTTATTTTTTTTGAGTATCGTGAATGATCAATATCAGGTAACCTGCTCTATGGTTGCTGGCAGCAGCTTGCAGGTTACAGGCTGCATGTAGTTTGGGTGTGGGTGATGAGTGAATAAGTTGTCGCTTGCAACCTGTCGCCTGTAACTTTGTGTTAATGTTTCCCAATACTCATATTATTTTTTTGTGAACAAAAATAACAATAACAACAATACGCAGCATAAGGATGGAAAAACCCAAATAATATTATTTTTGCCTCATAACCTGATAGAATGAAAAAAGTTATCGGTTTCGTAATTAGGTACGTTCCCAGGAAGTACTTACAGCGCTTTAGCCATATAAGCGCCAGGGTGATGGGTGTTTTTTACCCGGGGAACAATGTTGAATGCCCTGTTTGCGGCTCACATTACCGGAAATTTCTTCCTTACGGCCGCTTCCGCATGCGCGACAACGCCCTGTGCCCTCATTGTCTTTCCCTTGAAAGACACCGTTTAATGTGGTTGTACCTGAAAAACAAAACGGAATTCTTCCAAAAACCCGCAAAAGTATTGCATATCGCTCCTGAATATTGCTTTATCAAGCGTTTTCAGAAACTTAAAAATATCGACTACTATTCTGCCGACCTTGAATCACCGTTGGCCAGAGTCAGGTTGGATGTCCAGAACATCCCTTTTGATAACGACAGTTTCGATGTCATTTTCTGTAATCATACACTGGAACATGTAAAAGACGATATTAAAGCCTTAAACGAGTTGTACCGTGTTATGAAACCCGGCGGATGGGGTATCATTATCTCCCCGATCAATGTATCCAGGGATAAAACCTACGAAGATGCTTCCATCACAAGTCCGGCAGAGAGGGAAAAACATTTCGGACAAAGCGACCACTTACGGGAATATGGATTGGATTATCCCGAAAGACTTAAAACAGGCGGGTTTAAAGTGGAAATCGTGGATTTGATCTCCGGAATGGATCCGGAACGGGTCAAACGTTATGGGCTGATGGTCTATGATGCGTTTACGGAAGAGGATCTTGTGTATGTGGTGAAGAAGTGAACCAGGCTGCAGGTTACAGGCTGCAGGTTACAGGTTGCAGGTTTCAGGCTACAGGTTTCAGGGAGTTAGAGGGTGAAGTATCGAGTGGTGGGTTTTCTCCTGCAACCTGCAACATGCAACTTGAAGTCTTTCCCTTTCCCTTTCCCTTTTCATTTCTTCCTGAACATTTCCGTTGCCCGGTCAAAGATCCCGTGAACATAGGCGATGGCGAGTCCGTAGTTGGTGACGGGGATACCGGCATCAGTGGCGGGTTTCAGCCGGTTCAGGATTTGCCGGCGGGTAATGACACATCCACCGCATTGTATTACCATGGCATATTCATGAATATCCACAGGCAAATTACTTAGTCCGGCTACAATATCAAAGTGAAGTTTCTTCCCGGTAAATTCCTGCATCCATTTGGGTAATTTGATGCGGCCAATATCTTCGCAGGAAACCTGATGGGTGCAGGATTCAAGCATAAGTATCCTGTCGCCGTCTTTGAGGGTCGAAATGGCACCGGTTCCCTGCAAATAATTCAGAAAATCCCCTTTTTGCCTGGCCAGAAGAATACTAAAACTGGTAAGAGGAATATCGTTGCTTATCAATTGACTTACCAGACCGAAAGCCTGTGAATCGGTTACTGCAAGGGCAGGTTTAATGCCTGTTTTATCCAGGAAGCCTTTGATTTCTGTTTCTTTCAGGATTATAGCGATGGCGTCGTGATCCAGCACATCACGAAGCACCTGCACCTGGGGTAATATCATCCTGCCTTCAGGGGCCTCGGAATCAATAGGAGTAATCAGCATGACAAGATCGCCCGGCCGGATCAGATCGCCCAGAATAGTAGTGCGTTGCAGCAAATCCTGCGGAAGCACCTTCCGTATCATGTCGGCAACAGCATCCGGATCATCCTTACGGATACAGGAAAAATCCATCACAACCGCACCGGTTTCATTTTCAATCTGGCTTTGTGTTTCATGACTTATGGCTTCCTGATCTGCTTTGTTGTGGATAAAAAAGAAAGGGATACCATATTCTCTACAGCGGCTTACAAGGCTTATTTCTTCATCTCCTACAGTATTTGCAGTGATAACGATAATAGCCAGATCAATAATTTTCAAGGCTTCTGCCGTTTTTTCTATTCTGAGTCTGCCCAGGTCACCCGTGTCATCTATGCCGGCTGTGTCAATCAAAATCACCGGACCTATCCCGAATAGCTCTATCGATTTCTTCACCGGATCGGTTGTTGTACCCGGCACATCCGAAACTATGGCAATGTTTTGTTTAGCCAATGCATTGATGAGTGAACTCTTGCCGTTATTCCTCCGGCCAAAAATTCCTATGTGTATTTTGTTTTCACGTCCTTTTTTGACTGTCATATGGGGAAATTTGTTGCAAAAGTAAGAAAAATGAAAGGAGGCTGGGATGCTGGGGACTGGGGTGCTAGGGGCTGGGGTGCTGGGATGCTGGGATGCTGGGTACTGGGGTGCTGATTGGATTGTCTCAAATTGCCATGCTTTGGCTCCAAAAACCCAGTCCCCCAGTCTCCCAGTCTCCCAGTCTCCCAGTCTCCCAGT
Proteins encoded in this region:
- a CDS encoding nucleotidyltransferase family protein, giving the protein MIREVIILAGGLGTRLQKSVPDLPKSMAPVGGHPFLEYQMQYLEEWGIKKFILAVGHKHEMIRDYFGDRFKNVEIVYSIEDDPLGTGGAIMKAMQLADSGQVLVANGDTYFDVHLNRMYNFHLSRTAKITIALHQTDDVSRYGKVVKDAEHRITGFFEKGEDSGAGYVNGGVYLINQSYLAEMEFPVRFSFEKDFLEKRYKNDEFYGMRCTAYFLDIGIPEDYERAQDDFEGLLH
- a CDS encoding D-sedoheptulose 7-phosphate isomerase encodes the protein MITNRIREAIKIKESILQDNDLQEWIMKAAQICIGAFRKEGKILLCGNGGSAADAQHIAAELSGRFYYDRPPLDAEALHVNTSYLTAVANDYSYADIFSRIIQGRGKAGDVLIAFSTSGNSPNVLKALETAALKKMSTIGFTGADGGKMRTSCDILIRVPSEDTARIQENHIFIGHLICEIIEKELFPK
- the hydF gene encoding [FeFe] hydrogenase H-cluster maturation GTPase HydF; the encoded protein is MTVKKGRENKIHIGIFGRRNNGKSSLINALAKQNIAIVSDVPGTTTDPVKKSIELFGIGPVILIDTAGIDDTGDLGRLRIEKTAEALKIIDLAIIVITANTVGDEEISLVSRCREYGIPFFFIHNKADQEAISHETQSQIENETGAVVMDFSCIRKDDPDAVADMIRKVLPQDLLQRTTILGDLIRPGDLVMLITPIDSEAPEGRMILPQVQVLRDVLDHDAIAIILKETEIKGFLDKTGIKPALAVTDSQAFGLVSQLISNDIPLTSFSILLARQKGDFLNYLQGTGAISTLKDGDRILMLESCTHQVSCEDIGRIKLPKWMQEFTGKKLHFDIVAGLSNLPVDIHEYAMVIQCGGCVITRRQILNRLKPATDAGIPVTNYGLAIAYVHGIFDRATEMFRKK
- a CDS encoding nitroreductase family protein, with amino-acid sequence MGFLEIARRRFASRKYLDKPVEEDKLHRILEAGRIAPSAANYQPWEFIILRKQRSILYEVYKREWFKTAPVVIVICGDHLHSWRRGDEKDHMDIDVAIATDHMTLEAADLGLATCWVCNFDKKRCSEILGLPEHIEPVVILPLGYPADHKEPDRHAKERKSLSEIIHMEKY
- a CDS encoding HAD-IIIA family hydrolase, with the protein product MRGHRMTLKDYYIDKSWSLFLDRDGVINRRRFMDYVRTGKQFRFLPGVPQAIADLSGVFGHIFVVTNQQGIGKGLMTEENLAEVHETMLKGIHEAGGRITRVYHSPYLEKENHIFRKPRPGMALKAREDFQEVEFTKSIMVGDSLTDMEFGKTLDMVTVFIHTKRLKNPIHDKIDFIFKSLSEFAAELTEREHL
- a CDS encoding methyltransferase domain-containing protein; this translates as MKKVIGFVIRYVPRKYLQRFSHISARVMGVFYPGNNVECPVCGSHYRKFLPYGRFRMRDNALCPHCLSLERHRLMWLYLKNKTEFFQKPAKVLHIAPEYCFIKRFQKLKNIDYYSADLESPLARVRLDVQNIPFDNDSFDVIFCNHTLEHVKDDIKALNELYRVMKPGGWGIIISPINVSRDKTYEDASITSPAEREKHFGQSDHLREYGLDYPERLKTGGFKVEIVDLISGMDPERVKRYGLMVYDAFTEEDLVYVVKK